The following proteins are co-located in the Telopea speciosissima isolate NSW1024214 ecotype Mountain lineage chromosome 9, Tspe_v1, whole genome shotgun sequence genome:
- the LOC122639642 gene encoding protein GRAVITROPIC IN THE LIGHT 1-like isoform X1, translating into MANKVCNLTDLVQRVTASCLLHPLARGHEPEDFSENQAEDEEDEVQSDCEENEVEEGFTVAGEKKREVTLKRVREMELLMGEVFDAVSSMKKAYVNLQDAHCPWDPEKMRTADVAVVAELRRLGNLRERFRRRVRGAGRGGPLGLVSLREAVAPYEATLEELKREVKAKEVEIENLKEKLSNITTGGKKGRFQSRKKISSIKGQVVAAPGPELFEAIMSQVKENSKSFAAFLLSLMRSAHWDITAAVRSIEAATTTTTNDNIMFKVEAHHAKYALESYLCQKMFQGFDHETFYMDGSLSSLLKPDQYRRDCFTQFQDMKAMDPVELLGILPTCQFGKFCSKKFLSIIHPKMEESLFGNLEQRNLIVAGNHPRSQFYKEFLGLAKAVWLLHLLAFALEPAPCHFQASKGADFHPEYMESVIRFSGGRVPVGQVVAFPVSPGFKLGSGSVIKARVYLMSRTSQWEVSDAKEMIPPLFPR; encoded by the exons atggCCAACAAGGTATGTAACTTAACTGATTTGGTTCAACGAGTCACGGCTTCTTGCTTGCTGCATCCACTTGCTCGGGGGCATGAACCAGAAGATTTCTCAGAAAACCAggctgaagatgaagaagatgaagttcaATCAGATTGCGAAGAAaatgaggttgaagaaggattCACAGTTGcaggagagaagaaaagggaagtaACTTTGAAGAGGGTGAGGGAGATGGAGCTATTAATGGGAGAGGTCTTTGATGCTGTGTCATCTATGAAGAAGGCATATGTTAACTTACAGGATGCACACTGTCCTTGGGATCCGGAGAAGATGAGAACGGCAGATGTTGCGGTGGTGGCAGAGTTGAGGAGGCTTGGGAATTTGAGGGAGAGGTTCCGGAGGAGAGTTCGAGGAGCTGGAAGAGGAGGACCACTGGGCCTAGTGTCTCTGAGGGAGGCAGTGGCACCTTATGAAGCAACATTGGAGGAGCTTAAGAGAGAAGTGAAGGCCAAGGAGGTGGAGATAGAGAACCTGAAGGAGAAGCTCAGTAACATCACGACTGGTGGGAAGAAAGGGAGGTTTCAGTCTAGGAAGAAAATCAGCAGCATTAAAGGTcaag TGGTAGCTGCCCCTGGACCTGAATTGTTCGAAGCAATAATGAGCCAGGTGAAGGAGAACTCTAAGTCCTTTGCAGCTTTCCTCCTCTCTCTCATGCGATCTGCTCACTGGGACATAACTGCGGCTGTCCGATCCATTGAAGCTGCCACTACCACCACTACCAATGATAATATTATGTTTAAAGTCGAAGCACATCATGCCAAGTATGCCCTTGAGTCTTATCTGTGCCAGAAGATGTTCCAGGGGTTCGACCATGAGACTTTCTACATGGATGGCAGCCTTTCCTCACTTCTAAAACCTGACCAGTACCGCCGAGACTGCTTTACTCAATTTCAAGATATGAAGGCTATGGATCCAGTAGAGCTCCTTGGGATTTTACCAACCTGCcaatttggtaaattttgttCCAAAAAGTTCCTGTCTATTATTCACCCCAAGATGGAAGAATCATTGTTTGGAAACTTAGAACAGCGCAATTTAATTGTGGCTGGAAACCACCCTAGGAGTCAGTTTTACAAAGAGTTCTTGGGCCTGGCAAAGGCTGTTTGGTTGCTTCACTTGCTCGCGTTTGCACTTGAGCCTGCGCCATGTCATTTTCAGGCAAGCAAAGGAGCTGATTTCCACCCCGAGTATATGGAAAGTGTCATCAGATTTTCTGGTGGACGGGTGCCGGTGGGTCAGGTAGTCGCATTTCCTGTTAGTCCTGGGTTTAAGCTTGGCAGTGGTTCAGTTATCAAGGCTCGGGTATATCTCATGTCTCGAACGTCACAATGGGAGGTGAGTGATGCCAAGGAAATGATTCCTCCCCTTTTTCCTCGTTAG
- the LOC122639642 gene encoding protein GRAVITROPIC IN THE LIGHT 1-like isoform X2 has protein sequence MANKVCNLTDLVQRVTASCLLHPLARGHEPEDFSENQAEDEEDEVQSDCEENEVEEGFTVAGEKKREVTLKRVREMELLMGEVFDAVSSMKKAYVNLQDAHCPWDPEKMRTADVAVVAELRRLGNLRERFRRRVRGAGRGGPLGLVSLREAVAPYEATLEELKREVKAKEVEIENLKEKLSNITTGGKKGRFQSRKKISSIKVVAAPGPELFEAIMSQVKENSKSFAAFLLSLMRSAHWDITAAVRSIEAATTTTTNDNIMFKVEAHHAKYALESYLCQKMFQGFDHETFYMDGSLSSLLKPDQYRRDCFTQFQDMKAMDPVELLGILPTCQFGKFCSKKFLSIIHPKMEESLFGNLEQRNLIVAGNHPRSQFYKEFLGLAKAVWLLHLLAFALEPAPCHFQASKGADFHPEYMESVIRFSGGRVPVGQVVAFPVSPGFKLGSGSVIKARVYLMSRTSQWEVSDAKEMIPPLFPR, from the exons atggCCAACAAGGTATGTAACTTAACTGATTTGGTTCAACGAGTCACGGCTTCTTGCTTGCTGCATCCACTTGCTCGGGGGCATGAACCAGAAGATTTCTCAGAAAACCAggctgaagatgaagaagatgaagttcaATCAGATTGCGAAGAAaatgaggttgaagaaggattCACAGTTGcaggagagaagaaaagggaagtaACTTTGAAGAGGGTGAGGGAGATGGAGCTATTAATGGGAGAGGTCTTTGATGCTGTGTCATCTATGAAGAAGGCATATGTTAACTTACAGGATGCACACTGTCCTTGGGATCCGGAGAAGATGAGAACGGCAGATGTTGCGGTGGTGGCAGAGTTGAGGAGGCTTGGGAATTTGAGGGAGAGGTTCCGGAGGAGAGTTCGAGGAGCTGGAAGAGGAGGACCACTGGGCCTAGTGTCTCTGAGGGAGGCAGTGGCACCTTATGAAGCAACATTGGAGGAGCTTAAGAGAGAAGTGAAGGCCAAGGAGGTGGAGATAGAGAACCTGAAGGAGAAGCTCAGTAACATCACGACTGGTGGGAAGAAAGGGAGGTTTCAGTCTAGGAAGAAAATCAGCAGCATTAAAG TGGTAGCTGCCCCTGGACCTGAATTGTTCGAAGCAATAATGAGCCAGGTGAAGGAGAACTCTAAGTCCTTTGCAGCTTTCCTCCTCTCTCTCATGCGATCTGCTCACTGGGACATAACTGCGGCTGTCCGATCCATTGAAGCTGCCACTACCACCACTACCAATGATAATATTATGTTTAAAGTCGAAGCACATCATGCCAAGTATGCCCTTGAGTCTTATCTGTGCCAGAAGATGTTCCAGGGGTTCGACCATGAGACTTTCTACATGGATGGCAGCCTTTCCTCACTTCTAAAACCTGACCAGTACCGCCGAGACTGCTTTACTCAATTTCAAGATATGAAGGCTATGGATCCAGTAGAGCTCCTTGGGATTTTACCAACCTGCcaatttggtaaattttgttCCAAAAAGTTCCTGTCTATTATTCACCCCAAGATGGAAGAATCATTGTTTGGAAACTTAGAACAGCGCAATTTAATTGTGGCTGGAAACCACCCTAGGAGTCAGTTTTACAAAGAGTTCTTGGGCCTGGCAAAGGCTGTTTGGTTGCTTCACTTGCTCGCGTTTGCACTTGAGCCTGCGCCATGTCATTTTCAGGCAAGCAAAGGAGCTGATTTCCACCCCGAGTATATGGAAAGTGTCATCAGATTTTCTGGTGGACGGGTGCCGGTGGGTCAGGTAGTCGCATTTCCTGTTAGTCCTGGGTTTAAGCTTGGCAGTGGTTCAGTTATCAAGGCTCGGGTATATCTCATGTCTCGAACGTCACAATGGGAGGTGAGTGATGCCAAGGAAATGATTCCTCCCCTTTTTCCTCGTTAG